A stretch of Cicer arietinum cultivar CDC Frontier isolate Library 1 chromosome 5, Cicar.CDCFrontier_v2.0, whole genome shotgun sequence DNA encodes these proteins:
- the LOC101489755 gene encoding uncharacterized protein has translation MKMVNSFNLKKAAAGLRRINLDGLRWRVFDAKGQILGRLASQIATVVQGKDKPTYTPNRDDGDMCIVLNAKDICVTGRKLTDKIYYWHTGYVGNLKQRTLKDQMAKDPTDVIRKAVLRMLPRNKLRDDRDRKLRIFPGSEHPFGDRPLEPYVMPPRTVREMRPRARRAMIRAQKKAEQQQVNAEQRQQITDEMKNGKKGEAQEESA, from the exons ATGAAGATGGTTAACTCCTTCAACCTCAAG AAAGCTGCAGCTGGACTTAGACGCATTAATCTTGATGGTCTTCGGTGGCGGGTTTTTGATGCCAAGGGCCAG ATTCTTGGGAGGTTAGCATCTCAAATTGCTACTGTAGTTCAAGGAAAGGACAAGCCAACTTATACTCCTAATCGTGATGATGGAGATATGTGCATTGTGCTTAATGCCAAGGATATTTGTGTGACTGGAAGAAAACTTACAGACAAGATCTACTACTGGCATACAGG GTATGTGGGCAACCTTAAGCAAAGAACTCTGAAGGATCAGATGGCAAAAGACCCTACAGACGTTATTCGCAAAGCTGTTCTACGCATGCTGCCTAGAAACAAACTGCGTGAT GATAGGGATCGAAAATTAAGGATCTTTCCTGGCAGTGAGCACCCTTTTGGTGATCGGCCACTTGAACCTTATGTGATGCCTCCTAGGACCGTACGAGAAATGCGACCACGAGCAAGGCGTGCAATGATTCGAGCACAGAAAAAGGCAGAGCAGCAGCAAGTGAATGCTGAGCAGCGGCAACAGATTACTGATGAAATGAAGAATGGCAAAAAGGGCGAAGCACAAGAAGAGAGTGCCTGA
- the LOC101500662 gene encoding nudix hydrolase 2 isoform X1, translating into MMRSRAITNKLYSSYLLTTSKSFPTSSSIVPPLLVKKFNGSIFPQFQGCKNNFLFPRVYMSASSALLNEEVRDKGIGLLKAVEDQHGGVIVNMEEPMDSFVFASLLEASISQWKRQGKKGVWIKLPREHSNLVASAVKAGFKYHHAEPDYLMLVYWIPTTPDTIPANASHRICIGAFVMNDNMEILVVQEKNGRFSGKGIWKLPTGAVNEGEDVCTAAIREVKEETGIEAEFVEVLAFRERHKSFFQKSELLFVCMLQPRSFNIQKQLSEIEAAQWMPIEEYVAQPFVRENELFDFLTKVGLSKLSGKYCGFSTLLTSTSSCKKSYVYLNKIDAAHLSTSKPHQT; encoded by the exons ATGATGAGGTCTAGAGCTATCACTAACAAACTTTATTCATCTTACCTATTGACAACTTCTAAATCATTCCCCACATCTTCTTCTATTGTCCCTCCACTTctggttaaaaaatttaatggttCTATTTTCCCTCAATTTCAAG GTTGCAAGAACAATTTTCTTTTTCCAAGAGTGTATATGTCTGCCTCCTCAGCTTTATTGAATGAGGAAGTGAGAGATAAAGGTATTGGATTACTCAAAGCAGTTGAGGATCAACATGGTGGAGTTATTGTAAACATGGAGGAGCCTATGGattcttttgtttttgcttCTTTGCTGGAAGCTTCAATATCACAATGGAAAAGACAG GGAAAAAAGGGAGTGTGGATCAAGTTGCCTAGAGAACATTCAAATCTTGTTGCTTCTGCTGTTAAG GCTGGATTCAAATACCATCATGCTGAACCAGATTACTTGATGCTTGTGTATTGGATTCCTACTACTCCTGATACCATTCCTGCAAATGCCTCTCACCGCATTTGTATTGGTGCTTTTGTAATGAATGACAATATGGAG ATCCTTGTGGTTCAAGAAAAAAATGGGAGATTCAGTGGCAAAGGAATATGGAAATTGCCCACTGGAGCTGTTAATGAG GGTGAAGATGTTTGTACTGCTGCAATTAGAGAAGTCAAAGAGGAGACAGGA ATAGAAGCTGAATTTGTTGAAGTTTTAGCATTTAG GGAAAGACATAAATCTTTCTTCCAGAAATCAGAACTGCTCTTTGTATGCATGTTGCAACCTCGTTCCTTTAACATTCAGAAGCAACTTTCAGAAATTGAAGCAGCTCAG TGGATGCCAATTGAAGAGTATGTAGCTCAGCCTTTTGTAAGAGAAAATGAGCTATTTGACTTTCTTACAAAAGTTGGTTTATCAAAGTTGAGTGGAAAGTACTGTGGCTTTTCTACCCTGCTCACTAGCACATCCTCTTGCAAGAAATCCTATGTCTACTTAAACAAAATTGATGCTGCCCATTTGTCAACTTCCAAACCTCACCAAACTTAA
- the LOC101500662 gene encoding nudix hydrolase 2 isoform X2 has translation MSASSALLNEEVRDKGIGLLKAVEDQHGGVIVNMEEPMDSFVFASLLEASISQWKRQGKKGVWIKLPREHSNLVASAVKAGFKYHHAEPDYLMLVYWIPTTPDTIPANASHRICIGAFVMNDNMEILVVQEKNGRFSGKGIWKLPTGAVNEGEDVCTAAIREVKEETGIEAEFVEVLAFRERHKSFFQKSELLFVCMLQPRSFNIQKQLSEIEAAQWMPIEEYVAQPFVRENELFDFLTKVGLSKLSGKYCGFSTLLTSTSSCKKSYVYLNKIDAAHLSTSKPHQT, from the exons ATGTCTGCCTCCTCAGCTTTATTGAATGAGGAAGTGAGAGATAAAGGTATTGGATTACTCAAAGCAGTTGAGGATCAACATGGTGGAGTTATTGTAAACATGGAGGAGCCTATGGattcttttgtttttgcttCTTTGCTGGAAGCTTCAATATCACAATGGAAAAGACAG GGAAAAAAGGGAGTGTGGATCAAGTTGCCTAGAGAACATTCAAATCTTGTTGCTTCTGCTGTTAAG GCTGGATTCAAATACCATCATGCTGAACCAGATTACTTGATGCTTGTGTATTGGATTCCTACTACTCCTGATACCATTCCTGCAAATGCCTCTCACCGCATTTGTATTGGTGCTTTTGTAATGAATGACAATATGGAG ATCCTTGTGGTTCAAGAAAAAAATGGGAGATTCAGTGGCAAAGGAATATGGAAATTGCCCACTGGAGCTGTTAATGAG GGTGAAGATGTTTGTACTGCTGCAATTAGAGAAGTCAAAGAGGAGACAGGA ATAGAAGCTGAATTTGTTGAAGTTTTAGCATTTAG GGAAAGACATAAATCTTTCTTCCAGAAATCAGAACTGCTCTTTGTATGCATGTTGCAACCTCGTTCCTTTAACATTCAGAAGCAACTTTCAGAAATTGAAGCAGCTCAG TGGATGCCAATTGAAGAGTATGTAGCTCAGCCTTTTGTAAGAGAAAATGAGCTATTTGACTTTCTTACAAAAGTTGGTTTATCAAAGTTGAGTGGAAAGTACTGTGGCTTTTCTACCCTGCTCACTAGCACATCCTCTTGCAAGAAATCCTATGTCTACTTAAACAAAATTGATGCTGCCCATTTGTCAACTTCCAAACCTCACCAAACTTAA
- the LOC113786699 gene encoding probable threonine--tRNA ligase, cytoplasmic: protein MAAPYNRRSRTTNDSKLLLDCQRQPRLIVTIMCNKNSWRGIKPALIPKLPLRFADFGVLHQNEAIASLHGLTHTRRFQQDDAHIFCRKSQIKDEVIKALNFMDYVYQIFGFTYEVKLSTKPEKIFKDLVMWEKAENELREALDEFGKPWQFGHLKVKHAYHFEFNYRFT from the exons ATGGCGGCACCATACAATCGGAGGTCGAGAACTACGAACGACAGCAAATTGCTGCTAGATTGTCAAAGACAACCAAGACTTATTGTGACAATAATGTGCAATAAGAATAGTTGGAGAGGGATCAAACCCGCTTTGATACCAA AACTTCCTCTTCGCTTCGCTGATTTTGGCGTTTTGCATCAGAATGAGGCCATTGCTTCCCTGCATGGATTAACACATACTAGGAGATTTCAGCAG GACGATGCACATATTTTCTGTAGGAAGTCCCAG ATAAAAGATGAAGTCATAAAAGCCTTGAACTTCATGGATTATGTCTATCAAATATTTGGTTTCACATATGAAGTGAAACTTTCAACA AAGCCAGAGAAAATCTTTAAAGATCTTGTAATGTGGGAGAAGGCTGAAAATGAGCTCAGGGAAGCTTTGGATGAGTTTGGCAAGCCATGGCAG TTTGGGCATCTAAAAGTGAAGCATGCTTATCATTTTGAATTCAATTATAGGTTTACTTGA